Proteins encoded by one window of Brienomyrus brachyistius isolate T26 chromosome 1, BBRACH_0.4, whole genome shotgun sequence:
- the LOC125738227 gene encoding probable phosphatase phospho1 isoform X1 translates to MRDSVFNCCFLPPPPPGEVEILNRRPGKMAAPADKRFLIFFDFDETIVDQCSDDVVVQAAPGQRLPSWLKDTYQPGHYNEYMQRVLAYMAEQGVTEQAIRSVIEKIPASPGILTLFQYLHTRTQDFEIVLVSDANMFFIETWLRRAGARQLFLKIFTNPASFNEDGRLLLGPYHAHNCPRCPENMCKQVIVRDHLARRIRERGRPYQHVFYVGDGANDFCPSLVLGPRDTAFARRDYPMHKLIMEVQADFKATVVPWASGEDVVARLRRLVEEK, encoded by the coding sequence ATGCGGGACTCTGTATTCAACTGCTGCTTtctcccaccccctcccccaggcgaGGTGGAAATCTTGAACCGGCGGCCTGGCAAAATGGCCGCTCCCGCCGACAAGCGCTTCCTGATATTTTTTGACTTCGACGAGACCATCGTGGATCAGTGCAGTGATGATGTGGTGGTCCAGGCTGCTCCTGGCCAGAGGCTCCCTAGCTGGCTGAAAGATACGTACCAGCCCGGGCACTACAACGAGTACATGCAGCGGGTGCTGGCCTACATGGCGGAGCAGGGTGTGACGGAACAGGCCATCCGATCTGTCATCGAGAAGATCCCCGCCTCGCCCGGCATCCTAACCCTTTTCCAGTACCTGCACACCCGTACCCAAGACTTCGAGATCGTGCTGGTGTCTGACGCCAACATGTTCTTCATCGAGACCTGGCTCCGCCGTGCAGGTGCCCGTCAGCTCTTCCTCAAGATCTTCACCAATCCCGCATCCTTCAACGAAGACGGCCGCCTTCTCCTGGGGCCCTACCACGCCCACAACTGTCCCCGCTGCCCGGAGAACATGTGTAAGCAGGTCATCGTGCGAGACCACCTGGCCAGGCGGATCCGGGAGCGAGGACGCCCCTACCAACATGTCTTCTACGTCGGAGATGGGGCCAACGACTTTTGCCCCTCGCTGGTCCTGGGTCCCCGCGACACAGCCTTTGCCCGCCGCGATTACCCCATGCACAAGCTCATCATGGAGGTGCAGGCCGACTTCAAGGCTACCGTAGTCCCCTGGGCCAGTGGGGAGGATGTGGTGGCACGTCTGAGAAGGCTGGTGGAGGAGAAATAA
- the LOC125738227 gene encoding probable phosphatase phospho1 isoform X2 produces the protein MAAPADKRFLIFFDFDETIVDQCSDDVVVQAAPGQRLPSWLKDTYQPGHYNEYMQRVLAYMAEQGVTEQAIRSVIEKIPASPGILTLFQYLHTRTQDFEIVLVSDANMFFIETWLRRAGARQLFLKIFTNPASFNEDGRLLLGPYHAHNCPRCPENMCKQVIVRDHLARRIRERGRPYQHVFYVGDGANDFCPSLVLGPRDTAFARRDYPMHKLIMEVQADFKATVVPWASGEDVVARLRRLVEEK, from the coding sequence ATGGCCGCTCCCGCCGACAAGCGCTTCCTGATATTTTTTGACTTCGACGAGACCATCGTGGATCAGTGCAGTGATGATGTGGTGGTCCAGGCTGCTCCTGGCCAGAGGCTCCCTAGCTGGCTGAAAGATACGTACCAGCCCGGGCACTACAACGAGTACATGCAGCGGGTGCTGGCCTACATGGCGGAGCAGGGTGTGACGGAACAGGCCATCCGATCTGTCATCGAGAAGATCCCCGCCTCGCCCGGCATCCTAACCCTTTTCCAGTACCTGCACACCCGTACCCAAGACTTCGAGATCGTGCTGGTGTCTGACGCCAACATGTTCTTCATCGAGACCTGGCTCCGCCGTGCAGGTGCCCGTCAGCTCTTCCTCAAGATCTTCACCAATCCCGCATCCTTCAACGAAGACGGCCGCCTTCTCCTGGGGCCCTACCACGCCCACAACTGTCCCCGCTGCCCGGAGAACATGTGTAAGCAGGTCATCGTGCGAGACCACCTGGCCAGGCGGATCCGGGAGCGAGGACGCCCCTACCAACATGTCTTCTACGTCGGAGATGGGGCCAACGACTTTTGCCCCTCGCTGGTCCTGGGTCCCCGCGACACAGCCTTTGCCCGCCGCGATTACCCCATGCACAAGCTCATCATGGAGGTGCAGGCCGACTTCAAGGCTACCGTAGTCCCCTGGGCCAGTGGGGAGGATGTGGTGGCACGTCTGAGAAGGCTGGTGGAGGAGAAATAA
- the eftud2 gene encoding 116 kDa U5 small nuclear ribonucleoprotein component — MEADLYDEFGNYIGPELDSDEDDDVDAEDRDADEADEDDDDEQGDADEDVPGMEVVLHEDKKYYSTAEEVYGPEVETIVQEEDTQPLTEPIIKPVKTKQFTLMEQELPATVYEMEFLADLMDSPELIRNVTLCGHLHHGKTCFVDCLIEQTHPEIRKRDDLDLRYTDILFTEQERGVGIKSTPVTMVLPDSRGKSYLFNIMDTPGHVNFSDEVTSGIRISDGVVLFIDAAEGVMLNTERLIKHAVQERLAITVCINKVDRLILELKLPPTDAYYKLRHIVDEVNGMLSTYSTDESVVVSPLLGNVCFASSQYSICFTLGSFAKIYSDTHGDINYNEFAKRLWGDIYFNPKTRKFTKKAPSSNSQRSFVEFVLEPLYKILSQVVGDVDTSLPRVLDELGIHLTKDELKLNIRPLLRLVSNRFFGEFTGFVDMCVQHIPSPQTGARSKIEHSYTGGLDSDLGEAMLECDPDGPLMCHTTKMYSTKDGVQFHAFGRVLSGTIQAGQPVKVLGENYTLEDEEDSQVCTVGRLWISVARYQIEVNRVPAGNWVLIEGCDQPIVKTATITEPRGNEEAQIFRPLKFNTASVIKIAVEPVNPSELPKMLDGLRKVNKSYPSLTTKVEESGEHVILGTGELYLDCVMHDLRKMYSEIDIKVADPVVTFCETVVETSSLKCFAETPNKKNKITMIAEPLEKGLAEDIENEVVQITWNRKKLGEFFQTKYDWDLLAARSIWAFGPDTTGPNILVDDTLPSEVDKALLGSVKDSIVQGFQWGTREGPLCDEPIRNVKFKILDAVIAQEPLHRGGGQVIPTARRVVYSAFLMATPRLMEPYYFVEVQAPADCVSAVYTVLARRRGHVTQDAPIPGSPLYTIKAFIPAIDSFGFETDLRTHTQGQAFALSVFHHWQIVPGDPLDKSIVIRPLEPQPAPHLAREFMIKTRRRKGLSEDVSISKFFDDPMLLELAKQDVLLNYPM, encoded by the exons ATGGAGGCGGACCTGTACGACGAATTCGGAAATTACATTGGGCCAGAGCTAGATTCAGACGAAGATGATGATGTGGACGCCGAGGATCGCGATGCCGATGAG GCAGATGAGGATGACGACGATGAGCAGGGAGATGCTGACGAGGATGTTCCCGGGATGGAGGTGGTGCTGCACGAGGACAAGAAGTACTACTCCACAGCCGAAGAAGTATATGGGCCAGAGGTGGAGACTATTGTCCAAGAAGAGGACACACAACCCCTCACAG AGCCCATCATCAAGCCTGTCAAAACCAAACAGTTCACTCTGATGGAGCAGGAGCTGCCGGCTACAGTCTATGAAATGGA ATTCCTGGCAGACCTGATGGACAGTCCCGAACTGATCCGCAATGTCACTCTCTGCGGTCACTTGCACCACGGCAAG ACTTGTTTTGTGGATTGCCTGATCGAGCAGACCCACCCGGAGATCCGCAAGCGAGACGACTTGGAT CTGCGTTATACGGACATTCTCTTCACTGAGCAGGAG CGAGGGGTGGGAATCAAGAGCACCCCCGTTACCATGGTATTGCCGGACTCCAGGGGTAAATCCTACCTCTTCAACATCATGGACACTCCAG GACACGTCAACTTCTCAGACGAGGTGACCTCTGGGATCCGGATCTCCGACGGCGTCGTGCTCTTCATCGACGCGGCAGAAGGC gtgatGCTGAACACGGAGCGGCTGATCAAGCACGCCGTGCAGGAGCGACTGGCCATCACCGTCTGCATCAACAAGGTGGACCGGCTGATCCTGGAGCTGAAGCTTCCACCCACTGACGCCTATTACAAGCTGCGGCACATCGTGGACGAGGTCAACGGCATGCTCAG cacatacTCGACGGACGAGAGCGTGGTGGTGTCCCCACTCCTGGGAAATGTCTGCTTTGCCAGCTCGCAATACAGCATCTGCTTCACCCTGGGCTCCTTCGCCAAGATCTACTCGGACACCCACG GTGACATTAACTACAACGAGTTCGCCAAACGTCTATGGGGTGACATTTACTTCAACCCTAAAAC GCGCAAGTTCACGAAAAAGGCTCCCAGCAGCAACTCGCAGCGAAGTTTCGTAGAGTTCGTCCTGGAGCCCCTCTACAAGATCCTATCCCAG gtggTGGGGGACGTGGACACTTCGCTACCGCGGGTGCTGGACGAGCTGGGCATCCACCTGACGAAGGATGAGCTCAAACTGAACATCCGGCCGCTGCTGCGGCTCGTCTCCAACCGCTTTTTCGGCGAGTTCACAG GCTTTGTGGACATGTGTGTACAACACATCCCTTCTCCTCAAACCGGTGCCCGGAGCAAAATTGAACACAGCTACACGGGAGGCCTGGACTCGGACCTGGGGGAGGCCATGCTGGAGTGCGACCCTGAT ggTCCCCTGATGTGCCATACAACCAAGATGTACAGCACCAAGGACGGCGTTCAGTTCCACGCCTTCGGCCGGGTCTTGAGTGGCACCATCCAGGCCGGCCAGCCCGTCAAGGTCCTTGGGGAGAACTACACCCTGGAGGACGAGGAGGACTCGCAGGTCTGCACCGTGGGCCGCCTCTGGATCTCCGTCGCCAG GTACCAGATAGAAGTGAATCGAGTGCCGGCAGGAAACTGGGTTCTGATCGAGGGATGTGACCAGCCCATCGTCAAGACGGCCACCATCACAGAACCGCGTGGCAACGAGGAG GCACAGATTTTCCGGCCTCTTAAGTTCAACACGGCGTCTGTCATCAAGATCGCCGTGGAGCCAGTGAACCCCTCTGAGCTTCCCAAGATGCTGGACGGCCTGAGGAAGGTCAACAAGAGCTACCCCTCCCTCACCACCAAG GTGGAGGAGTCAGGTGAGCACGTCATCTTGGGCACCGGTGAGCTCTACCTGGACTGCGTCATGCATGACCTGCGTAAGATGTACTCTGAGATCGACATCAAG GTGGCCGACCCAGTGGTGACGTTTTGTGAGACAGTCGTGGAAACCTCGTCCCTGAAGTGTTTCGCTGAGACACCCAACAAAAA GAACAAGATCACCATGATCGCAGAACCTCTGGAGAAGGGTCTGGCGGAGGACATAGAAAACGAAGTGGTGCAGATCACGTGGAACAG GAAGAAGCTTGGGGAGTTCTTCCAGACAAAATACGACTGGGATCTGCTGGCTGCCCGATCGATTTGGGCCTTTGGTCCAGACACCACTGGGCCCAATATTCTGGTGGACGACACGCTGCCGTCAGAG GTGGACAAGGCTCTTCTGGGCTCCGTGAAGGACAGTATCGTGCAGGGATTCCAGTGGGGCACCAGGGAGGGTCCGCTGTGTGATGAGC CCATCCGCAATGTGAAGTTCAAGATCCTGGACGCAGTCATCGCTCAGGAACCACTACACCGCGGGGGCGGCCAGGTCATCCCCACGGCCCGCAGAGTGGTTTACTCCGCTTTCCTCATG GCCACTCCCAGGTTGATGGAACCCTATTACTTTGTAGAGGTGCAGGCCCCTGCTGACTGCGTATCTGCGGTATATACAGTGCTGGCCCGCAGGAG GGGTCATGTGACTCAGGACGCCCCCATTCCGGGCTCCCCTCTCTACACCATCAAGGCCTTCATCCCGGCCATCGATTCCTTTGGCTTCGAGACGGATCTGCGCACCCACACCCAGGGCCAGGCCTTTGCCCTCTCCGTCTTTCACCACTGGCAG ATTGTCCCCGGAGACCCGCTGGACAAGAGCATCGTGATCCGTCCCCTGGAGCCGCAGCCGGCCCCCCACCTTGCCAGGGAGTTCATGATCAAGACGCGTCGGCGGAAG GGTCTGAGTGAGGATGTCAGCATCAGCAAGTTCTTCGACGACCCCATGTTGCTGGAGCTGGCTAAACAGGACGTGCTGCTCAACTACCCCATGtga